From the Aquitalea magnusonii genome, one window contains:
- the tssE gene encoding type VI secretion system baseplate subunit TssE — MKPGQGHTGASLYEKLLGNFQDGSSLHAWDENSQHLFSVMDNIRVILNSRQGAIKHLPDYGLPDLALIYRHLPASAHLLRQHIASTLLRYEPRLAHIDIQLLANAQHDVLGYELVCHLKQSGLVRFGSYFTPDHAVRLQLLGAADHHSRQTQATSLAARSIPRSP, encoded by the coding sequence ATGAAACCAGGGCAAGGCCATACCGGAGCATCACTCTACGAAAAACTGCTGGGCAACTTCCAGGATGGCAGCAGCCTGCACGCCTGGGATGAAAACAGCCAGCACCTGTTCAGCGTGATGGACAACATCCGGGTGATTCTCAACAGCCGGCAAGGCGCCATCAAGCATCTGCCGGATTACGGACTACCGGATCTGGCACTGATCTACCGCCATTTGCCGGCCAGCGCACACCTGCTGCGCCAACACATTGCCAGCACCTTGCTGCGCTATGAACCGCGGCTGGCCCACATCGACATCCAGCTACTGGCCAATGCCCAGCACGATGTACTGGGCTATGAGTTGGTCTGTCATCTCAAGCAAAGCGGCCTGGTGCGCTTTGGCAGCTATTTCACCCCCGATCATGCGGTACGCCTGCAATTACTGGGGGCAGCAGATCATCACTCGCGGCAAACGCAGGCGACATCGCTTGCAGCCCGCAGTATTCCCCGCTCACCTTGA
- a CDS encoding NAD(P)/FAD-dependent oxidoreductase — protein MFESARHYPPSWYAATSTAQQIERPALTQDMDVDVLVVGAGFTGLYTAHNLADAGVNVAVIEASRVGWAASGRNGGQIILGFSCDMPPIEAALGLEAAQEIWQLLRSAAADIRHKIRHHHIDCELAEGHLWTSVLWQRIKLLSEWQEHAARHYGYEALQFVPRKDLPQHVGSERYVAGLIDHEGGHFHPLKYILGLARAAEEKGVRLFEQTRALSYTSQGDGCVVHTAQGRIRCRKLVLATNAYIDRLDPALAAKVMPVGTYMIATEPLPEEVARQLLPSNMAVSDNQFILDYFRLTADRSLLFGGKCTYSGRTPANLTASMRADLLRVFPQLAPYRITHTWGGHIDITVPRTPDFGRRDNVYWAQGFSGHGVVPTCAAGQVLANAILGDEHLLQHFMRLSNPAFPGGPLLRVPLQAAGMLYYRLRDYAIPGLSY, from the coding sequence ATGTTTGAATCCGCCCGCCACTATCCGCCCAGTTGGTATGCCGCCACCAGCACGGCGCAGCAAATCGAGCGCCCGGCGCTGACCCAGGATATGGATGTGGATGTGCTGGTGGTGGGCGCTGGCTTTACCGGTCTGTATACCGCACACAATCTGGCCGATGCCGGTGTCAACGTAGCCGTGATCGAGGCTAGCCGGGTGGGCTGGGCGGCAAGCGGGCGTAATGGCGGGCAGATCATCCTGGGCTTTTCCTGTGACATGCCCCCGATTGAAGCTGCGCTGGGGCTGGAGGCGGCACAGGAAATCTGGCAACTGCTGCGCAGTGCTGCCGCCGACATCCGTCACAAGATCCGCCATCACCACATCGACTGCGAACTGGCAGAGGGCCATCTGTGGACCTCGGTGCTGTGGCAGCGCATCAAGCTGCTGTCGGAATGGCAGGAACATGCGGCACGGCATTATGGCTATGAAGCGCTGCAGTTCGTGCCACGCAAGGACCTGCCACAGCACGTGGGCTCGGAACGCTATGTCGCCGGGCTGATCGACCACGAAGGCGGCCACTTTCATCCGCTCAAATACATTCTGGGACTGGCCCGTGCCGCCGAGGAAAAGGGGGTGCGCCTATTCGAGCAGACCCGCGCGCTGTCCTACACCAGCCAGGGCGATGGCTGCGTGGTGCATACCGCACAGGGGCGTATCCGCTGCCGCAAGCTGGTGCTGGCCACCAATGCCTATATCGACCGGCTGGACCCGGCGCTGGCCGCCAAAGTGATGCCAGTCGGCACCTATATGATTGCCACCGAACCCTTGCCGGAAGAAGTCGCCCGGCAACTGCTGCCCAGCAATATGGCGGTATCGGACAACCAGTTCATTCTGGATTACTTCCGCCTGACCGCGGATCGCAGCCTGCTGTTCGGCGGCAAGTGCACCTATTCCGGCCGCACGCCGGCCAATCTTACCGCCAGCATGCGTGCCGACCTGCTGCGGGTGTTTCCGCAACTGGCCCCTTACCGCATCACCCACACCTGGGGCGGCCATATCGACATCACCGTGCCACGCACCCCGGACTTCGGCCGCCGTGACAATGTGTACTGGGCACAAGGCTTCTCCGGCCACGGCGTGGTGCCCACCTGCGCAGCCGGACAGGTACTGGCCAATGCCATTCTGGGCGACGAGCATCTGCTGCAACACTTCATGCGCCTGTCCAACCCGGCCTTTCCCGGCGGGCCGCTGCTGCGCGTACCCTTGCAGGCTGCCGGCATGCTGTATTACCGCCTGCGCGACTACGCCATCCCCGGCCTCAGTTACTGA
- the tssJ gene encoding type VI secretion system lipoprotein TssJ: MRLRFTPMLCVLLSLGLSGCGAWQALKNGSQQLVSAVFYPKLTTLKLDLTARDALNPDERGHALAVVVRVYQLRDGKAFAQASYAQLLSQDRDTLGEEMLARHDLVLRPGTSISLNSPVEPNTSQIAIVALFRQPAPPAIWRVSMPVETLDNQKAARLELLDNQIRITQLPHPPDPPAAPQPQTPATVPASQPKASAAATSVPAPAVRSGT; encoded by the coding sequence ATGCGTCTGCGCTTCACCCCCATGCTATGCGTGCTACTGAGCCTTGGCCTCAGCGGCTGCGGTGCCTGGCAAGCACTGAAAAACGGTAGCCAGCAACTGGTTTCCGCTGTGTTTTATCCCAAGCTGACCACGCTGAAGCTGGACCTGACCGCCCGCGATGCCTTGAATCCGGATGAACGCGGCCATGCCCTTGCGGTAGTGGTCCGGGTCTATCAGCTACGTGATGGCAAAGCCTTTGCCCAGGCCAGCTATGCACAGCTCTTAAGCCAGGATAGGGACACACTGGGCGAGGAAATGCTGGCACGCCATGATCTGGTACTGCGGCCGGGAACCAGCATCAGTCTGAATTCGCCGGTAGAACCCAATACCAGTCAAATTGCCATCGTCGCCTTATTCCGCCAGCCCGCGCCACCGGCGATCTGGCGCGTCAGCATGCCGGTAGAAACGCTGGATAACCAGAAAGCAGCCCGCCTGGAACTACTGGATAACCAGATCCGGATCACCCAACTGCCACACCCACCGGACCCACCGGCTGCGCCACAGCCACAAACACCGGCCACCGTGCCCGCGTCACAGCCCAAAGCGTCCGCAGCAGCAACCAGTGTCCCGGCGCCGGCCGTCAGGAGTGGCACATGA
- the tssG gene encoding type VI secretion system baseplate subunit TssG has translation MPAPAPLIQAMLPQADQFNFYRFCELLELASTPPCTLASTDSAAAEPVRFRAHPAYGFPSAELHYQPQYHHEPASSVPTVYTRFLGLTGVDGVLPQHIGNDQVTRREGHEALSDFLDLFHHRIITRYYAIWRKYHYPAGFRPGGQDRLSQALLGLAGRALPAQQTGLSPARWLALLGPLSQRTRTADGLLAALQHVLPNTPGSVSPYYPRKVLLGPGRLGRTSRLHNGTVLLGARLRDVQRTVKLTLQLQHSSELAALQTGQQTHDDLSQVLRGYLGLRWDLALFARLPASARPASRLSRHGDRLGRAAHLRPAAQHNKQHVEIPLGMLHA, from the coding sequence ATGCCAGCGCCCGCCCCTTTGATTCAAGCCATGCTGCCACAGGCTGACCAGTTCAATTTCTATCGCTTCTGCGAATTACTGGAGCTGGCCAGCACACCGCCATGCACGCTGGCAAGTACAGACAGTGCCGCGGCAGAGCCGGTCAGGTTCCGCGCGCACCCGGCCTATGGTTTCCCAAGTGCAGAGCTGCACTACCAGCCGCAATACCACCACGAGCCAGCATCGTCAGTCCCTACGGTATACACGCGCTTTCTGGGACTGACCGGAGTGGATGGCGTGTTGCCGCAACATATTGGCAACGATCAGGTCACCCGCCGCGAAGGCCACGAGGCACTGAGCGACTTTCTCGACCTGTTCCATCACCGCATCATCACCCGCTATTACGCCATCTGGCGCAAATATCACTACCCGGCGGGTTTCCGTCCCGGCGGGCAGGATCGTCTGTCACAAGCCTTGCTGGGCCTGGCTGGCCGCGCCTTGCCCGCTCAGCAAACCGGGCTGAGCCCTGCGCGTTGGCTGGCCTTGTTGGGCCCGCTCAGCCAGCGCACCCGCACCGCAGATGGCCTGCTGGCTGCCCTGCAGCATGTGCTGCCCAACACACCGGGCAGTGTCAGCCCCTATTACCCACGCAAGGTGCTGCTGGGGCCGGGCCGGCTTGGCCGGACAAGCCGGCTGCACAACGGCACGGTGTTATTGGGCGCCCGCCTGCGGGATGTGCAACGCACGGTCAAACTCACCCTGCAACTGCAGCACAGCAGCGAACTGGCCGCGCTGCAGACAGGGCAGCAAACACATGACGATCTCAGCCAGGTGCTGCGCGGCTATCTGGGCTTGCGCTGGGATCTGGCCTTGTTTGCCCGCCTGCCCGCCAGCGCCAGACCGGCCTCGCGGCTGAGCCGCCATGGCGACCGGCTGGGACGCGCCGCCCATCTGCGCCCGGCAGCACAGCACAACAAGCAGCACGTCGAAATTCCATTGGGGATGCTGCATGCCTGA
- the tssB gene encoding type VI secretion system contractile sheath small subunit encodes MADSFQKEVPPARVNITLDLHTGGARKKLELPLKLLVLGDFSQRDDGTPLAEKPRHRIDKNNFDSVLADYHPSLRLGVENTLAGDGSELPVTLDFSSMRDFHPEQVVRQIPELAALLAMRNLLRDLKSNLLDNAAFRRELEKIMKDEQLSRNLRAELEHIAPLDAPQA; translated from the coding sequence ATGGCTGACAGTTTTCAGAAAGAAGTCCCCCCTGCCCGCGTCAATATCACGCTGGACCTGCACACCGGCGGTGCCCGTAAAAAGCTGGAACTGCCGCTCAAGCTGCTAGTGCTGGGCGACTTCAGCCAACGCGACGATGGCACACCGCTGGCCGAAAAACCAAGGCACCGCATCGACAAAAACAACTTCGATTCCGTGCTGGCCGACTACCACCCAAGCCTGCGCCTGGGCGTGGAAAACACCCTGGCGGGCGATGGCTCGGAGCTGCCGGTCACGCTGGACTTCAGCAGTATGCGTGACTTTCACCCCGAACAGGTGGTGCGCCAGATTCCCGAACTGGCCGCCTTGCTGGCCATGCGCAATCTGCTGCGCGATCTGAAATCCAATCTGCTGGACAACGCAGCCTTCCGGCGCGAGCTGGAAAAGATCATGAAGGACGAGCAACTGTCCCGCAACCTGCGTGCCGAGCTGGAACACATTGCCCCACTGGACGCCCCGCAAGCCTGA
- the tssA gene encoding type VI secretion system protein TssA gives MKPDWLNRLIRQDNTSIAQTDAPADIALLLQPCQADKPCGEDVAEHEVFLQLKDNLSRLSGLDCLALEQDCRLLLQQQGKDLRPAVYLAYAWTRQHGWNGLYQGLELLEALSLHYGTALHPQRQAARHAILGWLGSSKVLDWLLSLDAPSPPLRQALQQQLDNLAEQWASHAIELDTAWAQLRSTLATSDGSLPHSASAASSQTSHPPSANVIESSQMLLEQLRAMCGYLRQQPQGAFAAFRLARVVRWDSIAQPPPHDGQQRTRLPAPRPELRQTLTRLLLQKQWHALLEKADSAFLEAANHFWLDLQYLAWQALGQLGESHQHWRDIALSDIALMRHRLCGIEQLCFADGSPFADDNTLEWLASQAVVHDLSGGDNQLAPPLISVTGTDLKDIGQQAQLLAEQQGLEAALGWLQSLPRPHGLRQQAQQLLLTAQLAESCDRADIALGIVSGLEQQLCSQEICQWDPELVFDIKASHLQLLRQRGRRKDADKQTLHGQMQRLQQDMSLLNPLRTALFSSR, from the coding sequence ATGAAACCAGACTGGCTCAATCGCCTGATCCGCCAGGACAACACCAGCATTGCCCAAACCGATGCACCAGCAGACATTGCCCTGCTGTTGCAGCCGTGTCAGGCAGACAAGCCCTGCGGTGAAGACGTCGCTGAGCATGAGGTATTTCTGCAGCTCAAAGACAATCTGTCCCGGCTAAGTGGGCTGGATTGTCTTGCGCTGGAGCAGGACTGTCGCTTGCTGCTGCAACAGCAGGGCAAGGACCTGCGGCCCGCAGTGTATCTGGCCTATGCCTGGACGCGCCAACATGGCTGGAACGGCCTGTACCAGGGGCTGGAATTACTGGAGGCACTGAGCCTGCACTATGGCACCGCCCTGCATCCGCAACGGCAGGCAGCACGCCATGCCATTCTGGGCTGGCTTGGCAGCAGCAAGGTTCTGGACTGGCTGCTAAGCCTGGATGCGCCATCCCCACCCCTGCGCCAGGCGCTGCAGCAGCAACTGGACAATCTGGCCGAGCAATGGGCAAGCCATGCCATCGAACTCGACACGGCCTGGGCCCAGCTGCGCAGCACACTGGCCACCAGCGACGGCAGCCTACCCCACAGCGCTTCAGCAGCAAGCAGCCAAACCAGTCATCCACCCAGTGCGAATGTGATTGAATCCAGCCAGATGTTGCTGGAACAATTGCGCGCCATGTGCGGCTATCTGCGCCAGCAGCCACAAGGGGCATTTGCCGCCTTCCGGCTGGCACGGGTAGTGCGCTGGGACAGCATTGCCCAGCCTCCGCCACATGATGGCCAGCAGCGCACCCGCCTGCCCGCCCCCAGGCCAGAGCTGCGCCAGACGCTCACCCGCCTGCTGCTGCAAAAACAATGGCATGCCCTGCTGGAAAAAGCCGACTCGGCCTTTCTGGAAGCCGCCAATCACTTCTGGCTGGACCTGCAATACCTGGCCTGGCAGGCGCTGGGCCAGTTGGGAGAATCACATCAGCACTGGCGCGACATCGCCCTGAGCGACATTGCGCTGATGCGCCACCGCCTGTGTGGTATCGAACAATTATGCTTTGCCGATGGCAGCCCGTTTGCCGACGACAATACGCTGGAATGGCTGGCCAGCCAGGCCGTGGTACACGACCTTAGCGGTGGCGACAACCAGTTGGCCCCACCCCTGATCTCCGTCACCGGCACCGACCTTAAAGATATCGGGCAACAGGCCCAGTTGCTGGCCGAACAGCAAGGGCTGGAAGCCGCCTTGGGCTGGCTGCAAAGCCTGCCCCGACCACATGGCCTGCGCCAACAGGCACAGCAACTGTTATTGACGGCACAACTGGCGGAGTCCTGTGACCGGGCAGATATTGCGCTGGGCATTGTCAGCGGGCTGGAACAACAGCTATGCAGCCAGGAAATCTGCCAGTGGGATCCGGAACTGGTTTTCGACATCAAGGCCAGTCATCTGCAACTGCTGCGCCAACGCGGACGCCGCAAAGATGCCGACAAGCAAACCCTGCACGGACAGATGCAACGCCTGCAGCAGGACATGAGCCTGCTCAACCCCTTGCGTACCGCATTGTTCTCCAGCCGATGA
- the tssF gene encoding type VI secretion system baseplate subunit TssF: MNDQTLHYYAAEMRYLREAGKAFAQAHPDQAALLNLDNVGHPDPMVERLLEGFAFLMGKLQQKLDDDVPELTENLVGLLWPHYLRMIPALTVMAFRTAKGVLQQAEHIPAGTGLLSSPLGNVGQVCQYRTTRDLQLLPLQLQLARLEESDDGSQLIRLGLQLEAQANRDSLDLSILPLFLNADPPVAFALLHALTQPTVRLALKTSGEDAVISTALTLRQSGFAADDRLWPRPPSAHGGYPLLMEYFAFREKFLFVELCGLNATQLPAHGRFDIEIHLASYFPAGQPFDQHAFQLHCVPAVNLFEVEAEPIHVDHRQHAYRVIPVLHDGNQIETFSVDAVQAFDHHSGQRHDYLPFRSFRHRGGMLRHEAPERYYHTHTRQSANGHEDSWLMLGGHHWQAQKELEPETLSLKLTGTNGMLPRQALRQPQQITLRQHRSAVTAVHHLLPYSLPCHPPREDRFQWRVLSHLASNYLSLLNAETLRGTLALYDWTDDALNRRRLQAIVDVSHQLVRKVEQGCVKHGVAIDITLDQGGFTGEGDLYLFATLLDHFLASYADLNLFTRLRVLIQPSGRTLQWEDRTCQRPPL; the protein is encoded by the coding sequence ATGAACGACCAGACCCTGCATTACTACGCGGCAGAAATGCGCTACCTGCGTGAAGCCGGCAAAGCCTTTGCCCAGGCCCATCCCGATCAGGCTGCCCTGCTAAACCTGGACAATGTCGGCCATCCTGACCCCATGGTGGAACGTCTGCTGGAAGGCTTTGCCTTTCTGATGGGCAAGTTGCAGCAAAAGCTGGATGACGACGTACCCGAACTGACCGAAAACCTGGTCGGACTGCTGTGGCCGCATTACTTGCGCATGATTCCAGCCCTGACCGTGATGGCGTTTCGCACCGCCAAGGGCGTGCTGCAACAAGCCGAGCACATCCCGGCGGGAACCGGCCTGCTCAGCAGCCCGCTTGGCAATGTCGGCCAGGTCTGCCAATACCGCACCACCCGCGACCTGCAACTGCTGCCGCTGCAACTGCAGCTGGCCCGACTGGAAGAAAGCGACGATGGCAGCCAACTGATTCGACTGGGGCTGCAACTGGAAGCCCAGGCCAACCGCGACAGCCTGGACTTATCCATCCTGCCGCTGTTTCTCAACGCCGACCCGCCGGTGGCTTTTGCCCTGTTGCATGCTTTAACCCAGCCAACGGTCCGGCTAGCCTTGAAAACCAGTGGCGAAGACGCCGTGATCAGCACCGCGCTGACGCTCAGGCAAAGCGGCTTTGCTGCTGATGACCGGCTGTGGCCCAGACCGCCCAGCGCACACGGCGGCTATCCACTGCTGATGGAGTATTTTGCCTTCCGGGAAAAATTCCTGTTTGTCGAATTGTGCGGCCTGAATGCCACACAACTGCCAGCCCATGGCCGTTTTGACATCGAAATTCACTTGGCCAGCTACTTTCCGGCTGGGCAACCGTTTGACCAGCACGCCTTCCAATTGCATTGCGTACCGGCGGTCAACCTGTTCGAGGTCGAAGCCGAACCCATTCATGTTGATCATCGCCAGCATGCCTACCGTGTCATCCCGGTCTTGCACGATGGCAACCAGATCGAAACCTTCTCGGTCGATGCCGTCCAAGCCTTCGATCACCACAGCGGCCAACGCCATGACTACCTGCCGTTTCGCAGCTTTCGCCACCGCGGCGGCATGCTGCGTCACGAAGCCCCGGAACGCTACTACCACACCCATACACGGCAGAGTGCCAATGGCCATGAAGATAGCTGGCTGATGCTGGGCGGCCATCACTGGCAGGCGCAGAAGGAACTGGAGCCGGAAACCCTGTCGCTGAAACTGACCGGCACCAATGGCATGCTGCCGCGCCAGGCCCTGCGTCAGCCCCAACAGATAACCCTGCGGCAGCATCGCAGTGCAGTGACCGCCGTGCATCATCTGTTGCCATACAGCTTGCCTTGCCATCCGCCGCGTGAGGACAGATTCCAATGGCGCGTGCTGTCGCATCTGGCCAGCAATTACCTGTCCTTGCTGAATGCCGAAACCCTGCGCGGCACCCTGGCGCTATACGACTGGACCGACGACGCGCTGAACCGCCGCCGCCTGCAGGCCATCGTCGATGTATCCCATCAACTGGTACGCAAGGTGGAACAAGGCTGCGTCAAGCACGGCGTGGCCATTGACATCACCCTGGATCAGGGCGGCTTTACCGGCGAAGGCGATCTGTATCTGTTTGCCACCTTGCTGGATCATTTTCTGGCGAGCTATGCCGATCTGAATCTGTTCACCCGTTTACGCGTGCTGATACAGCCAAGCGGCCGTACCTTGCAGTGGGAGGATCGCACATGCCAGCGCCCGCCCCTTTGA
- a CDS encoding helix-turn-helix domain-containing protein codes for MTATADTPIKDSSQPDPAWLGEQIRQLRKLRKLSLQQLSSATGRSIGFLSQLERGKSQPSVSDLNKLATALAVPYGVFFSQAPAHERGLVVRQAHRPVLHYAEGVSDALLSPGFAGGLQLMLTRFAPGASSGPQTLSHGGDQGGMVLCGQLELWVDEQCHLLAAGDSFSFNSSRPHRYCNPGHEEAQVVWAYTVSA; via the coding sequence ATGACAGCAACTGCAGACACTCCAATCAAGGACAGCAGCCAGCCCGACCCGGCCTGGCTGGGTGAACAAATCCGCCAGTTGCGCAAGCTGCGCAAACTGTCCTTGCAACAATTGAGCAGCGCCACCGGCCGCTCGATTGGCTTTCTCTCCCAGCTGGAGCGCGGCAAAAGCCAGCCCAGCGTATCCGACCTCAACAAGCTGGCCACCGCCCTGGCCGTGCCCTATGGCGTGTTCTTCAGCCAGGCCCCGGCGCATGAGCGCGGGCTGGTGGTACGCCAGGCACACCGCCCGGTGTTGCACTACGCCGAAGGCGTCAGCGACGCCCTGCTCTCGCCCGGCTTTGCCGGTGGTTTGCAACTGATGCTCACCCGCTTTGCCCCAGGAGCAAGTTCCGGGCCGCAAACCCTCAGCCACGGCGGCGATCAGGGCGGCATGGTGCTGTGTGGTCAACTGGAGCTGTGGGTGGACGAACAATGCCATCTGCTGGCCGCTGGCGACAGTTTCAGCTTCAACAGCAGTCGGCCACACCGTTACTGCAACCCCGGTCATGAAGAAGCCCAGGTGGTATGGGCATATACCGTCAGCGCCTGA
- the tssC gene encoding type VI secretion system contractile sheath large subunit: MENTSQPSNSAVLDADTTTDSGVYNALCNRINLTPVSHAPAVEVFRNQDALSEATLNERITVAVNVFLKLVQESALKVDRLDKGLLDYHIDRIDAQISRQLDAVLHHPDFQRTESAWRGLKFLVDRTDFRKNIKIELLDVSKEALRQDFEDSPEVIQSGLYRHTYIQEYDTPGGEPIGAIISDYEFDRGPQDIALLRNVSKVSAAAHMPFIASVGAAFFGKDSMEEVAAIQDVANYFDRAEYIKWKSFRDTDDARYVGLTLPRFLARLPYGPDTVPVRSFNYCEQVKGPDHQRYLWANASFAFAANMVRSFIHNGWCVQIRGPQAGGLVEDLPIHLYDLGTGNQIKIPTEVLIPETREFEFANLGFTPLSFYKNRDYACFFSANSVQKPALYETREATANSRINARLPYIFLLSRIAHYLKLIQRENIGTTKDRRVLELELNSWIKNLVTEMTDPADELQASHPLREARVVVEDIDDNPGFFKIKLFIVPHFQVEGMDISLSLVSQMPKAKNS, translated from the coding sequence ATGGAAAATACCAGCCAGCCCAGCAATAGCGCCGTCCTGGATGCCGACACCACCACAGACAGCGGCGTATATAACGCACTGTGCAACCGCATCAATCTGACCCCGGTCAGCCATGCGCCTGCGGTGGAAGTCTTCCGCAATCAGGATGCCCTGTCCGAAGCCACCCTCAATGAACGCATCACCGTGGCGGTTAATGTCTTCCTCAAGCTGGTGCAGGAATCCGCACTCAAGGTAGACCGGCTGGACAAAGGCCTGCTCGACTACCATATCGACCGCATTGATGCCCAGATCAGCCGCCAGTTGGATGCCGTGCTGCATCACCCGGATTTCCAGCGCACCGAATCGGCCTGGCGTGGCCTGAAGTTTCTGGTGGACCGCACCGATTTTCGCAAGAACATCAAAATCGAATTGCTGGATGTCTCCAAGGAAGCCCTGCGCCAGGACTTCGAGGACAGCCCGGAAGTGATACAAAGCGGGCTGTACCGCCACACTTATATTCAGGAATACGACACACCGGGTGGCGAGCCCATCGGTGCCATCATCTCCGACTACGAATTCGACCGCGGCCCGCAGGACATTGCCCTGCTGCGCAATGTCTCCAAGGTATCCGCCGCCGCCCACATGCCGTTCATCGCCTCGGTGGGCGCCGCCTTCTTCGGCAAGGACAGCATGGAAGAAGTGGCCGCCATCCAGGATGTGGCCAACTACTTTGACCGCGCCGAATACATCAAGTGGAAAAGCTTCCGCGATACCGACGATGCCCGCTATGTCGGCCTCACCCTGCCGCGCTTCCTGGCCCGCCTGCCCTATGGGCCGGACACCGTACCGGTACGCAGCTTCAACTACTGTGAACAGGTAAAAGGCCCGGACCACCAGCGCTATCTGTGGGCCAACGCCTCCTTTGCCTTTGCCGCCAATATGGTGCGCAGCTTCATTCACAATGGCTGGTGCGTGCAAATCCGCGGCCCTCAAGCGGGCGGCCTGGTGGAAGACCTGCCCATCCACCTGTACGACCTGGGCACCGGTAATCAAATCAAGATTCCCACCGAAGTGCTGATTCCGGAAACCCGTGAGTTCGAGTTCGCCAACCTTGGTTTCACCCCGCTGTCCTTCTACAAGAACCGTGATTACGCCTGCTTCTTCTCCGCCAACTCGGTACAGAAGCCGGCACTGTACGAAACCCGGGAAGCCACCGCCAACAGTCGCATCAATGCCCGCCTGCCCTACATCTTCCTGCTGTCGCGCATTGCCCATTATCTGAAGCTGATCCAGCGCGAAAACATCGGTACCACCAAGGACCGCCGAGTGCTGGAGCTGGAGCTCAATAGCTGGATCAAGAATCTGGTGACCGAGATGACCGACCCGGCCGACGAACTGCAGGCATCCCACCCGCTGCGCGAGGCAAGGGTGGTGGTGGAAGACATCGACGATAACCCGGGCTTCTTCAAGATCAAGCTGTTCATCGTGCCGCACTTCCAGGTCGAAGGCATGGATATCAGCCTGTCACTGGTGTCGCAAATGCCCAAGGCCAAAAACAGCTAA